From Caldisericia bacterium, the proteins below share one genomic window:
- a CDS encoding ABC transporter ATP-binding protein, with protein sequence MVGILDINNIHFSYRRGVEVLKGVSFSLLKGESLTIFGPNGSGKSTLIKIILGFIKPDEGSVKFEGREILKLKNRERARILSYVPQRPNLTFPLTVFNYVLLGRTPYINGFVRKNDYDKVLYWMDRVGILHLKDRDFLSLSEGEKQLALLSRVLSQETPIILLDEPLSHLDLRFRTRILKILLEVKGEGKSMISVFHHLSSVKLLSDRVIFLKDGRILEEGVKEEVITPENINLLFDGEVLLDLSG encoded by the coding sequence ATGGTAGGTATTCTTGATATTAATAATATTCACTTTTCATACAGGAGAGGGGTTGAGGTGCTAAAGGGTGTTAGTTTCAGTCTTTTAAAGGGTGAATCTTTAACAATCTTTGGTCCAAATGGAAGTGGAAAGTCTACACTTATAAAGATAATTCTTGGTTTTATAAAGCCAGATGAGGGAAGTGTCAAGTTTGAAGGAAGGGAAATACTGAAATTAAAAAACAGGGAAAGGGCGAGGATACTTTCCTATGTTCCACAGAGACCAAATCTTACCTTTCCACTAACTGTGTTTAACTATGTCCTTCTCGGTAGAACTCCATACATAAATGGGTTTGTTAGAAAAAATGATTACGATAAGGTGTTATACTGGATGGATAGAGTCGGGATTTTGCATCTAAAGGATAGAGATTTTCTATCTCTCTCTGAGGGGGAAAAGCAACTTGCCCTCCTTTCCAGAGTTCTATCTCAGGAAACTCCCATAATTCTTTTGGACGAACCTCTCTCCCATCTTGATTTAAGATTTAGAACCAGAATTTTAAAGATACTTCTTGAGGTAAAGGGAGAGGGAAAGAGTATGATAAGTGTTTTCCATCATTTGAGTTCTGTAAAGCTCCTCTCCGATAGAGTTATATTTTTAAAGGATGGGAGAATTCTTGAGGAGGGCGTAAAGGAAGAGGTCATAACACCAGAGAATATCAATCTTCTCTTTGACGGTGAGGTTCTGTTAGATCTTTCAGGTTGA
- a CDS encoding iron ABC transporter permease has protein sequence MRKYFIPSLILLLFLIFVLSLSFGTVKYEFKEIIFSILHPSNGEEIILKVRLPRVIGAFFVGASLSLAGLLSQTLFLNPLADPYLFGISSGANFFVTLSLFLGLEGLFPHSLSVFSFLGALFSTFLVFMISKIKGRISPLTLLLSGIALNYLFSSLSTLFTVWGRDVLNKSVFWSMTGLSNATWLSVKVIIPFFLVSLIISIFMYLPLNVYILGEHEATSLGVNVVFTRTILLILIALLTGSSVYVSGIIGFIGLMVPNILRGIFGTDHLKLIPLSVVSGGALLMLSDLISRTVFSPTEIPVSIITSLLGAPFFFYILWRERPW, from the coding sequence GTGAGGAAATATTTTATTCCCTCTCTCATCCTTCTCCTCTTTCTTATCTTTGTACTCTCCCTCTCCTTCGGAACTGTTAAATATGAGTTTAAGGAGATTATTTTCTCTATTCTTCATCCATCAAATGGAGAAGAGATAATTTTAAAAGTGAGGCTCCCAAGGGTGATAGGTGCATTCTTTGTGGGAGCTTCACTTTCTCTTGCAGGACTCCTCTCCCAAACTCTATTCCTAAATCCCCTTGCAGATCCATATCTCTTTGGTATATCATCTGGAGCAAATTTTTTTGTAACCCTCTCTCTCTTCCTTGGTCTGGAGGGCTTATTTCCCCACTCTCTTTCTGTATTCTCCTTTCTGGGAGCTTTGTTTTCAACCTTTCTTGTGTTTATGATAAGTAAAATAAAAGGAAGAATATCCCCATTAACTCTACTTCTCTCAGGCATTGCATTGAACTATCTTTTCTCCTCCCTCTCCACTCTGTTCACAGTCTGGGGAAGGGATGTTCTAAACAAATCTGTTTTCTGGTCAATGACTGGATTATCCAATGCCACATGGTTAAGTGTGAAGGTTATTATACCCTTCTTCCTTGTATCTCTCATCATTTCAATTTTCATGTACCTACCTCTAAATGTTTACATATTGGGAGAGCATGAGGCAACCTCACTTGGAGTAAATGTTGTTTTTACGAGAACAATTCTTTTAATTCTCATTGCATTACTCACAGGAAGCAGTGTGTATGTATCGGGAATCATAGGTTTTATAGGACTGATGGTTCCAAATATATTAAGGGGGATATTTGGAACAGACCATCTTAAGCTCATTCCACTATCAGTTGTATCAGGTGGAGCACTCCTCATGCTCTCTGATCTTATTTCAAGAACAGTATTCTCACCCACAGAGATACCTGTATCAATAATTACCTCTCTCCTTGGAGCTCCATTCTTTTTCTATATTCTCTGGAGGGAAAGACCATGGTAG